A stretch of the Pygocentrus nattereri isolate fPygNat1 chromosome 29, fPygNat1.pri, whole genome shotgun sequence genome encodes the following:
- the LOC119262817 gene encoding uncharacterized protein LOC119262817 encodes MFARPEAMTHFRGSDCIRGFAKACGARCPESLTSTRLRKHAATLSTVLNMTDTEMDQLANFLGHDIRIHREFYRLPEKTLQLAKISKVLMALEQGRLAEFHGKNLDEIGLDPDEKILDSDEDTSAQEEKRSSSTSTVDEPSAEESLSPTKKNEMPPPPPPKKYKRLSDEDETPSRFGAMRHSSKGKATQKKKRPWKQTEVQAVERHMNRFITACTVPAKSDCERCLRAEPEALKNRDWQNLKFYVYNRITAYKKKL; translated from the exons ATGTTTGCAAGACCAGAAGCTATGACACATTTCCGAGGTTCAGACTGCATTCGTGGCTTTGCAAAGGCATGTGGTGCAAGGTGCCCCGAGTCGCTAACATCTACCAGACTGCGAAAGCATGCTGCAACCCTTTCAACAGTCCTGAACATGACAGATACAGAGATGGATCAGCTTGCCAATTTTCTTGGACATGATATAAGAATCCATCGTGAGTTCTATCGACTACCTGAGAAGACGCTGCAGCTCGCCAAGATCAGCAAAGTTCTAATGGCACTGGAGCAAGGAAGATTAGCAGAGTTTCATGGCAAGAACTTGGATGAAATTGGGCTAGATCCAGATG AAAAAATTCTGGACAGTGATGAAGACACGAGTGCACAGGAGGAAAAGCgttcatcatcaacatctacTGTTGATG AGCCATCAGCAGAAGAGTCACTTTCTCCCACCAAGAAGAATGAAATgccgccaccaccaccacctaaGAAATACAAACGACTATCAGATGAAGATGAGACACCTTCAAGATTCGGTGCTATGAGGCATTCTTCCAAAG GTAAAGCTACCCAGAAGAAGAAAAGACCCTGGAAGCAGACAGAGGTGCAGGCGGTGGAAAGGCACATGAATCGATTCATAACAGCTTGCACTGTACCAGCAAAGAGTGACTGTGAGAGGTGCTTAAGGGCTGAACCAGAAGCTCTTAAAAACCGGGACTGGCAGAACCTGAAGTTCTATGTTTACAATCGCATTACGGCCTACAAAAAGAAACTGTAG